In Phycicoccus sp. M110.8, the following are encoded in one genomic region:
- a CDS encoding class I SAM-dependent methyltransferase, with protein MVESGEKAAVSELPRGSLRRSVALFRAFLVEQTDPDRFYSTLARDSVAEVLRWAPLDGAKVLDIGGGPGYFADAFARAGASYAGVEPDVGELTARGHVGANAVRGSGLQLPIASDAVTVAYSSNVLEHVPDPEAMAEEMLRVTRPGGLVVLSWTPWLSPWGGHETAPWHYLGGRRAADRYAAKHGHRPKNDFGRSLFACSAGRMLRWTRDAAARGELRVVEVMPRYHPWWARWVVRVPGLREVVSWNVVIVVEKR; from the coding sequence GTGGTCGAGTCGGGCGAGAAGGCAGCGGTGTCGGAGCTGCCGCGGGGGTCGCTGCGACGGTCGGTGGCCCTGTTCCGCGCCTTCCTCGTCGAGCAGACCGACCCGGACCGGTTCTACTCCACCCTCGCCCGTGACTCGGTCGCCGAGGTGCTGCGCTGGGCGCCGCTGGACGGGGCGAAGGTCCTCGACATCGGGGGAGGCCCGGGCTACTTCGCCGACGCGTTCGCCCGGGCCGGAGCCTCGTACGCCGGGGTGGAGCCCGACGTCGGGGAGCTGACCGCCCGGGGGCACGTGGGCGCGAACGCCGTCCGCGGGTCGGGGCTGCAGCTGCCGATCGCGTCCGACGCCGTGACGGTCGCCTACTCGAGCAACGTGCTCGAGCACGTCCCGGACCCCGAGGCCATGGCGGAGGAGATGCTGCGCGTCACCCGGCCTGGTGGCCTCGTCGTGCTGTCGTGGACTCCGTGGCTCTCGCCGTGGGGCGGCCACGAGACGGCGCCGTGGCACTACCTCGGTGGCCGCCGAGCCGCCGACCGGTATGCCGCGAAGCATGGTCACCGTCCCAAGAACGACTTCGGGCGCTCCCTGTTCGCCTGCTCCGCGGGGCGCATGCTCCGGTGGACGCGCGACGCCGCGGCCCGCGGGGAGCTGCGCGTCGTCGAGGTGATGCCGCGCTACCACCCGTGGTGGGCGCGATGGGTGGTCCGGGTGCCCGGGCTGCGCGAGGTGGTCAGCTGGAACGTCGTGATCGTGGTCGAGAAGCGGTGA